One Brassica napus cultivar Da-Ae chromosome A5, Da-Ae, whole genome shotgun sequence DNA window includes the following coding sequences:
- the LOC106434111 gene encoding UDP-glycosyltransferase 71C2 has translation MEKQEAELIFIPFPITGHLLATIELVKIILSHDPRRIHTITILNWGLPFLPQSNNYASLQSLAKSEPRVRIVTLPELANPPPMEFFVRAPEAYLLEFVQRMVPLVRDAVSTLLSSSRDGSDSVRVVGIVLDMFCVPLMDVGNELCLPSYIFLTCSAGFLSLAKHIPERHLLVKSGFDRSSGEEENTVPGYVASVPTKVLPLGLLTSESYDAWVDMTGRFHEAKGILVNSSIAIEPNNFGYFYRIPVNEYPPVYPVGPILCFNDRPILNPSERDRVMTWLDEQPESSVVFLCFGSLKNLDAAQIQEIARALEIVGCRFLWSIRTDPKEYPNPIEILPDGFMNRVSNLGFVCGWAPQVEILAHKAIGGFLSHCGWNSILESLRFGVPIATWPMYAEQQLNAFTMVKELGLAVEMRLDYVLADGEIVKADEIARAVRSLMEGEDVPRRKLKEIAEAAKEAMMDGGSSFVAIERFIDELIFAMDCSNSREY, from the exons AtggagaagcaagaagcagagcTTATCTTCATCCCTTTCCCGATCACCGGACACCTTCTCGCCACCATCGAACTCGTAAAAATTATCCTCAGCCACGACCCTCGTCGGATCCACACCATCACCATCCTCAACTGGGGTTTACCTTTCCTCCCTCAGTCGAACAACTACGCTTCCCTCCAGTCCCTAGCCAAGTCAGAGCCTCGAGTCCGTATCGTCACTTTACCCGAGCTCGCAAACCCTCCACCGATGGAGTTCTTCGTAAGAGCTCCCGAAGCTTACCTTCTTGAATTCGTCCAGAGAATGGTTCCTTTGGTGAGAGACGCTGTCTCGACTCTCTTGTCTTCTTCCCGTGATGGATCAGACTCGGTTCGCGTCGTGGGAATTGTCCTCGACATGTTCTGTGTCCCTTTGATGGATGTCGGAAACGAGTTGTGCCTCCCTTCGTACATTTTCCTCACTTGTAGCGCCGGTTTTTTGAGTTTGGCGAAACACATCCCGGAGAGGCACCTTCTTGTGAAGTCCGGATTCGATCGGAGCTCCGGCGAGGAGGAGAATACAGTTCCTGGATATGTCGCCTCCGTTCCGACCAAGGTTTTGCCACTTGGTCTGCTGACGAGCGAGTCCTACGACGCGTGGGTCGATATGACCGGAAGGTTTCATGAAGctaagggtattttggtaaatTCGTCTATTGCTATCGAGC CTAACAACTTTGGTTATTTCTATCGTATTCCCGTAAATGAATACCCACCCGTTTACCCAGTGGGTCCGATTCTCTGCTTCAACGACCGTCCGATTTTGAACCCATCGGAGCGAGATCGGGTCATGACGTGGCTCGACGAGCAACCCGAGTCATCGGTAGTGTTCCTCTGCTTCGGAAGCTTGAAGAATCTCGATGCGGCTCAGATTCAGGAGATAGCTCGAGCTCTAGAGATCGTTGGATGCAGATTTCTCTGGTCGATTCGGACAGATCCAAAGGAGTACCCGAACCCGATCGAAATTTTACCGGACGGTTTCATGAACCGAGTCTCGAATCTGGGCTTTGTGTGCGGTTGGGCTCCACAAGTTGAGATTCTGGCCCATAAAGCAATCGGAGGTTTCTTGTCTCACTGCGGTTGGAACTCAATACTTGAGAGTTTGCGTTTCGGCGTCCCAATCGCCACGTGGCCGATGTACGCGGAACAGCAGTTAAACGCGTTCACGATGGTGAAGGAGCTTGGTCTGGCCGTGGAGATGCGTTTGGATTACGTGTTGGCAGATGGAGAAATAGTGAAAGCTGATGAAATCGCTAGAGCCGTCCGATCTTTAATGGAGGGTGAAGATGTGCCGAGGAGGAAACTGAAGGAGATTGCGGAAGCAGCAAAAGAGGCTATGATGGACGGTGGATCTTCGTTTGTTGCGATTGAAAGATTCATCGACGAGTTGATATTTGCTATGGATTGTTCCAACTCTAGAGAATACTAA
- the LOC106434082 gene encoding UDP-glycosyltransferase 71D1-like, giving the protein MRNTELIFIPTPTVGHLVPFLELARRLIDQDDRIRITVLVMKLQGQSHLDAYVNSIASSLPYVRFIDVPELEDKPTLGSTQSAEAFVYDFTERNIPLVRNIVLSILSSPALDGVKVKGIVADFFCLPMVEVARDVTLPFYVFLTTSSGFLAMLQYLADRHSNDTSVFVRDSGEMLSIPGFVNPVPVNVLPTALFMEDGYDAYLKLAMLFNKTNGILVNSSIDIEPCSVNHFSSEKSYPPVYAVGPMFNPKAQPHPDQDLGVRDELMKWVDDQPEASVVFLCFGSMGRLKGSLVKEIAHGLELCHYRFIWSLRTEEDDDSLPEGFLDRVKGRGMVCRWSPQVEILNHEAVGGFVSHCGWNSIVESLWFGVPTVTWPMYAEQQLNAFLMVKELNLAVELKLDYRARRDELVSASEIETAIRCVMSKDDGLVRKRVMDISQMVRRATLNGGCSYLATEKFIQDVIGVKP; this is encoded by the coding sequence ATGAGGAACACAGAGCTCATCTTCATCCCAACACCAACCGTTGGTCACCTCGTTCCGTTTCTTGAACTTGCTAGGCGTCTCATTGATCAGGACGATAGGATCCGTATCACAGTCCTCGTGATGAAGCTCCAAGGTCAGTCTCATCTGGACGCCTATGTTAACTCAATTGCCTCGTCTCTGCCCTATGTTAGATTCATTGATGTCCCTGAGCTAGAAGATAAACCAACACTTGGCAGTACTCAATCCGCGGAAGCCTTCGTATACGACTTTACTGAGAGAAACATCCCTCTCGTGAGAAACATAGTCTTGAGCATCTTATCGTCTCCTGCACTAGATGGAGTTAAGGTCAAGGGAATAGTCGCTGATTTTTTCTGCCTCCCCATGGTTGAAGTTGCAAGAGACGTAACTCTCCCTTTCTATGTGTTTTTGACTACAAGTTCCGGGTTCCTAGCTATGCTGCAGTATCTAGCAGATAGACATAGTAACGATACATCGGTTTTTGTAAGAGATTCTGGAGAAATGCTATCGATTCCTGGCTTTGTAAACCCTGTTCCAGTCAATGTTCTCCCGACAGCTCTGTTTATGGAAGATGGTTATGACGCTTACCTCAAACTTGCCATGTTGTTTAACAAAACCAATGGAATACTAGTGAATAGCTCCATTGATATTGAGCCTTGCTCCGTGAATCATTTTAGTAGTGAAAAGAGTTACCCTCCTGTTTATGCTGTTGGCCCTATGTTTAACCCCAAGGCCCAGCCTCATCCGGATCAGGACCTTGGGGTTCGTGACGAGCTCATGAAATGGGTTGACGATCAGCCCGAGGCGTCTGTTGTGTTCCTTTGTTTCGGAAGTATGGGGAGGTTAAAGGGCTCACTAGTGAAGGAAATAGCACACGGACTTGAGCTTTGTCACTACAGATTCATCTGGTCACTCCGCACTGAAGAGGATGATGATTCTTTGCCCGAGGGGTTCCTCGACCGTGTCAAAGGACGGGGGATGGTATGCCGTTGGTCTCCTCAGGTGGAAATATTGAACCATGAGGCAGTGGGAGGTTTTGTTTCTCATTGCGGATGGAACTCTATAGTAGAGAGTTTATGGTTTGGTGTGCCGACCGTGACGTGGCCGATGTATGCAGAGCAACAGCTCAATGCGTTTCTGATGGTGAAGGAACTGAACCTCGCGGTGGAGCTGAAGCTTGATTACAGGGCACGTAGGGATGAGCTTGTGAGTGCAAGCGAGATAGAGACAGCTATTCGTTGTGTGATGAGCAAGGATGATGGTTTAGTGAGGAAGAGAGTGATGGATATCTCTCAGATGGTGCGGAGAGCCACGTTGAATGGTGGATGTTCGTATTTGGCTACTGAGAAATTCATACAGGACGTGATAGGAGTCAAGCCATAG
- the LOC106434081 gene encoding pleckstrin homology domain-containing protein 1, producing the protein MENLWRIATGQDPNREDYEGIEFWSNPERSGWLTKQGDYIKTWRRRWFVLKRGKLLWFKDQAAAETRGSTPRGVISVGDCLTVKGAEDVVNKPFAFEISSGSYTLFFVADNDKEKEEWINSIGRSIVQHSRSVTDSEVLDYDHRP; encoded by the coding sequence ATGGAGAATCTATGGCGAATCGCGACTGGTCAAGATCCGAACCGAGAAGATTACGAAGGGATCGAGTTCTGGTCCAACCCAGAGCGATCCGGTTGGCTAACCAAGCAGGGCGATTACATAAAGACCTGGCGCCGACGCTGGTTCGTGCTCAAGCGAGGGAAGCTCCTCTGGTTCAAGGACCAAGCCGCCGCCGAAACCCGCGGATCCACGCCGCGCGGCGTGATCTCGGTGGGGGATTGTCTGACAGTCAAAGGAGCTGAGGACGTGGTGAACAAGCCTTTCGCCTTCGAGATTTCCAGCGGGAGCTACACCTTGTTCTTCGTGGCGGATAACGACAAGGAGAAAGAGGAGTGGATCAACTCTATCGGTAGGTCCATCGTGCAGCACTCGAGATCGGTTACTGATTCTGAAGTCCTCGATTACGATCACAGGCCGTGA